GGTTAAAACCGCGGCTAAGAAAAACACGAAGTGTCCCTTCGGACACTGAGATTTCAGTCGGCGAAGGCCGACTTTGTGTATTTGTAGCTGTGACTTTAGTCGCAAGGTCACCATTTTGCCAAACACAAAATTAAGATGCGTTCGCCCTGCCTTTTTCCACTTGACAGACACACGATCATAGTATATTCTGACCTTGGGCGTGATGGACGCCTCAGGTCTGCGGAAAGGGCTAAGCCCACCAGTTACTTGTTTCAAGATTAACCTTCTTTCAGCCTGTTATTTGCAGACAGCGGGCGCATATTGAAAGGAGGTCGATATGACCAAATCATTACCCGCAAGGCCCAGCCTTGAGAATCTCAAGAAGCAGGCGAAAACACTTCTCAAATCCCACGACTCAGGCGACCCGGGAGTATGCACGATACTTCGGCACCTGAACTGCTTTTCCAGCCTTTCGGATCAGGAGATATTGAGCGCAAAACTGTCGCTTACCCTGGCGCAGTATGCCCTTGCTATGGATTACGGATTTGCAAGCTGGAACGCGCTGAAAGACGCTGTTATAGTCAAACAAGATGAAAGGCGGTTCCTGCATCTCCAGTGCGGCGACATTTCGGCGGAGAGCCTGAGAAGAAGCGGCGTGCCTGGCCTGGTAAGAGTCTGGTATGACGCTTTTTGCGAAGGACCAGTGCCCGACGTTCCAATCGATGATGCGTGGTTCAAACTTCGCTCAGATACATTCATAGACTGGTTCGACAATCCTGAGAATGCCGCCGCGAGTTTCCGCAATTTGTACAACCAACTCGATGAGTATCCAGACTATGAAGAGGTGGTATTGTGGTTTGACGCGTGCCTGTTCGATCAGACGATATTGGTCCATCACCTGGACTGGTTTTCGCATCGTGATATGGGTAATACGAAGCTGAGCCTGATTTGTATTGGTGAGTATCCCGGCATGCCGAGGTTTAAGGGGTTGGGGGAACTCAGACCTGACCAGATGGCTTCATTACTGGATACAAGGCACGAGGTGACCAGACGTGAGTTGGACCTTGGCCGAGAGGCATGGAGAGCATATCGCTCAGGCGACCCGACTGCGATAGAGGACTTCCTGTCGCAAGACACATCCGCGCTTCCATACATAGCCTCTGCGTTCAAGCGTCACCTGCAGAGGTTTCCATCGGTGCGCAATGGCCTTGGCCGCGAACAGCAGGCATCCCTTGAGGTAATATCACAGGGTTATCATAAATATAGTGATGTGTTTTGGCATGTATCCGATATGGAAGACCCGCCGTACTTTGGCGATATCATGCTGTTCAATCGTCTCGAACCACTGGCAAATGGGCCCAGTCCTTTGATAAAAATTGAGGGATTGGAGAATATACCCAGCCGTCGTAAGCAATGGCCCGTAGGCAAGTTGAGCCTGTATCTAACCGATATGGGACGCGATGTGCTCGACGGAAGAGCCGACTGGGTTCATATTAACGGCATCGACCAGTGGCTTGGTGGGGTTCATTTATCCGGCGTGGAGTCTGCATGGCGGTGGGACGAAGAGAATAAAAAGCTGGTTAGTCGGCCTGCTTTGTTTTGTCCTTGACAAGCGTATAGTCCCATGATAATATCCAGGTGGCGTTGAAGGACGCCACCTGGTCTGCGGGAAGAACTCAGTTCACCTTTAGAGTGCGAAAATCGGCACCTTCTTTCAGCCTGAAGTTGCAGACCACAGGCGCGATGCGAAAGGAGGTCAAAATGACCACAAATTTACCGCCACGGCCCGATCTGGGTCACCTCAAACGTCAGGCCAAGAGCCTGCTCAAGTCTCAACAACAGGGCGATGCCGCCGCATGCCCGGTTCTGCGTCGGCTGAATCGGTTCAGCCACGCGTCCGACGCCCAAATTCTAGCTGCTGATGTGAAGTTAAACGAGGTTCAGTTCGCACTCGCACTCGATTACGGCTTCAGTAGTTGGAATGCAATGAAGCAGCATGTCGAGCAATCAGCGATTATGGACAGCCGTATTGTTATCCATCGGCATGATGGAGAAGTATGGATAGATGGCGTTCTAAAACTGAGTTGGGACAATCCCGGCCAATGCACATTCATTGGCGCTCTGCTGCGGGCACTCAACCGCATAGGAGAGCCGGTCGGCTACGATGATTTGATGGGACTGAGCGGCGCTGCGTTCCGGTTCTGTTTCGCTCACCCGAATTGGGACTGGAGTTGTGTTGATGGGATGCTCGGTTATGATCATGGACAGGCAGCAATGGATGCTCTCGGTTTTGAATGTGGTTGGGCTGAAGGTGAAAGCGAAACAAGGGCTGCATTCGTAAAAAGCATAGATGAAGGCCGTCCTGCACTGGGCATAGATCTTGTTAGCGCAGCAGAGTGGGGCGTAATCACCGGGTATGCCGATGAAGGCAGAACGCTTTTGTGCAGGACCTACTTCGATGACCCGGGCGATAACTACTCGCGGACTGAGCGCCTGCCTTGGCTCAACTACATAATAGGCGAGCGCAAACCGCCTCGCAGTCGTCATTATAGTCTGCTTGCCTCTCTGCGTATCGCGATCACATATGCACGCGGAGAGGGCTTTGTTTCGGGGGGCGGATGCTCATATAAGCGCGGCATTGAAGGATTGGAAACCTGGATTGCCGATCTGCTCGACGAAGCACGCTTTGATCCCAATGACGCCGACAGTTATTGCAGGCATGCAAGCGTGAACCGATTCGTACTGGATTCGCTGATTGACGCGCGCAAGTCCGCCGCACATTACCTGGCGAACCACGCCGATATAATCGGTATTGAAAACAGAGGCTTGCTTATGAATCTCGCAGGTGTATACAGCCGGATAGTCGCAGAGCTTAACAGGTGCGAGAAGTATGCGCCAAAGGGCGAGAGTTTTGGCGCTGATGACTGGACTTCTAATATGCGTCAAGCTCAGGTCGATTCGCTTAGAAAAGTTGTTGGATTTGAACGCGAGGCCTTGAGGCTTTGTGAGCAGATATTGGCGTCAACTATATAGCGAGCAATATCGAGATAGCATGACCAAGTTCTGTGCTCCGAGACGTACATTTTGTTTCGGAGCACAGAGAAAAATGGAGCGGGAAAATGAATCCTCACGAGCTTTTATGCAAAACGAACTGGCAGCTTATAGAAGGTAAGCATTTTACAGATAAAGAGAAGAATGACATAACAAACAGATTGTTATCAGCTGTCAGCAGCAAGAGTGTAGTTGAGCGATTTCACAAGGCTGTGAAGGCACCCAACGACGGGCGAATAATGTATCCGTTGTTTTTTATCCCGCCATACAACAACGGAAAAAAGCTCATTACTATTAATGGAGTCATGCCCAAGACGCATATCTTTTCAGCAAATCATTATGAGCTTGAGATATTGCGTTTGCTGGCTATTTGGAGAGCAGATGATGATACTGTCAAAAACATGCTGGTTAAGACCAAAGAGCGGCTTCTCACAACCTGCTTTGGGAAATTCTGCGCAACGGGAGAATGTTTTGAAGCCTCTATCGTCGCTTTACGGTTCTTAGCTGGTGCATTTCCAGAAGAGGAGGAATGGATTAACAAATTGACACAGGGCATCCGTGGTGAAATAGACAACAAGCCCAAAGGAAAGAAAAGGCATTCAGGCACAACATTTTATTACTGGCTCACATTGACGGACATAGACCTGCCTATAGCGATTTCAGAGATAAAAAGATATGAGCCGGTTTTAGTTCATCATTTAACTAGAAGCTATAGTTACAATATAGAATACGACAAGCTTTATAATCCCATCGCCAAATATATTGTCCGTAATTGCCTGGCGCGTCTGCCGGAATATAATCACATAAGAGAAATCGAAGGATATGCCGGCGGTGACGGTAGATTTCACTTTGATTTTTCCTGAGGCAACTTGCTTTGACTTTTACCAGTTGATGAAGACTGAGCCAACGGGCAATTCGTGCAGTCAGGATGCTCCATGCCGCTGCAGCCAGAGCATTCGCCTCTGCTCGATCTCGCCATCCGCCTGGCAAGATAGGCTGTCGCCAATCCAATCAGTATTCCGACAATAATCCACTGCAAAATCACGCTCATTTGAACCCCAACATTAACCCGAGTCTATATACGGCAAAGCCCATCACATATGCCAGAGCCAGTGAATAGCCGATGGAGAAGAATGTCCACTTCCAGGAGTTGGTCTCACGCTTGATGGTCGCTATGGTGGCGATACAGGGTATGTAGATCAGGCTCAATACCATAAACGTGCATGCCGTAACCGGTGTGAATGCGTGGCTGATCGCGTTTTGCAGGCCCTTCTCTCCGCCCACGCCGTGTCCGAAGCCAAAAAGAACACCCAGAGTGCCTACCACGACTTCCTTCGCGCCCAGACCCATCAGCAGGGCTACGGCTGCTCTCCAATCTAGACCTAATGGCCGCACCAGAGGCTCCAGCGCGCGGCCAACATGCCCGACCACACTCTTTGCGCTGCCGAACTCCACTCCCCACGGCATTGACCCCATCAGCCAGATAATTACCGATGCTGCGAGAACGACAGTCCCGGCCTTGTTTACAAACAGCGAAGTGCGCTCCCAAACGTGGATCATAGTTCCTTTGAGCGTAGGGAGTCTGTACGGGGGCAGTTCCATTACAAACGGTGACGCCGATTTTGAGAACAGTGTCTTTCTGAATATCTTGCCTGATACCACAGCGAGGATCACACCGAGGGCGTATATGGAAAAGATCACCCAGGCGCCGCTTTGTGAGAAGAATGCGCCCGTAAAAAGTATGTAGATCGGCAGACGGGCAGTGCAGGACATCAGCGGACTGATAAGTATGGTGAGGATTCGATCCTCGTAGGTCTCCAGGGTCCGGGTTGCCATTACTGCCGGTACGTTACAGCCGAAGCCCATCAGCATTGGTATGAAAGACTTGCCGTGCAGGCCGAACATGTGCATCGATCTGTCCATCAGAAACGCCGCGCGCGCCATGTAGCCTGAGCCTTCGAGTATGGATATGATAATGAATATGATTATGATATTTGGCACGAATACGATAACCCCGCCGACACCTGCGATCACGCCATGCACGATGAGTGACGAGAGCGGTCCGGGCGGCAGAGCGGCGGATGCCCATGCGCTCAGTGCGGTTACACCATGGTCGATATAGCCCGAAAATATCCCGCCGATATTGAATGTCAGCTTGAATGTCAGCCACATAAGGACCAGGAAGATGGGGATGCCGAGAATACGATTAAGCACTATGTTGTCGATCTTGTCGGTCGTCGTGACATCGTGCGTGTCCGTATGCGTTACGGCCTCTCGCAGCAGACCTCCTATAAAGCCGTATCTGCCGTCGGTTATTATCGCTTCCAGGTCATCACCAAAGTGCGCTTCCAGATGACGCCGGGTTTTCTCGACTTCTGCTATGGCATCCTCGCCTTTTTTCGAGCACTTGGCGAGCCGGTCCTTTGCGGTCTGGTCGCCCTCCAGAGCTTTAATAAGAATCCACCGAGTCGGGACAGAGCTGTTGGGGATAAGTGCGAGTCTGTCCTGCAATTTGCTGATCTCAAGTTCGACCTCGGGGTTATGCCGCGCGCTTCTGGGCGGGTCACAAATACTGCACTGCGACTGAGTGATGGCTTGGTCGATAATTGCGTCCAGTCCTTCACCCCTGTGAGCGACAGTCGGTACCACCGCCGCGCCTAAAAGCTCAGAGAACTTCTTCAGGTGGATTTTATGGCCGTGTCGCTCTGCCATGTCGATCATGTTGAGCGCAACTACCATCGGAATTCCGAGTTCGAGGAGCTGAGTTGTGAGGTAGAGATTGCGTTCGAGGTTTCCAGCGTCGACCACATTCACAATCACATCCACATGGTTTTCGATCAAGAAGTCTCGCGCGACAACTTCTTCCTGCGATCTTGCCGCAAGGCTGTATGTGCCGGGCAGGTCGACGATCCTGAGAGTATGACCGTGCTTGTGGATGACTCCCTCTTTGCGCTCTACCGTGACTCCCGGCCAGTTTCCTACGTGTTGATGCGCGCCCGTCAGCTCGTTAAAGACAGTCGTCTTGCCTGAGTTCGGGTTTCCAGCAAGCGCGACTACTATTTCTTTTTCCTGTGTTGTATCTTTCAACTCTTAACCCATATCATAACTGGACTTCGACGTGCTCAGCTTCGCTCTTTCGCAGGCTCAAATTGTAACCCCGTATCCTGATTTCTATCGGATCACCGAATGGGGCTGCCCGGATTACTTCAAAGTCGGCATCGGATGTTACGCCCATCTCCATAAGCCGTCTTCTGATAGGCCCGTGGCCCGACACAAACGCAATCCGTCCCTTTGAGCCTGGGCTGAGGTCGCTAAGCTTTGTTGTTGTGATGATACCCGCGTGCTTACTTCTTCCATGATGATGACCGTGACCATTGCGAATGGCGCGGCACAAGTCGCAGTCATCGGGGTATGCTCCGTGTTTCATGTAATGCTGGAAATGAGCCAGTCTGAGGGATTGATTATCATCGCATGCTCGCACAAACTCCGCAAACTTGAGCAGCCTCTCCAGAGTATCGGGCCGGATGGCATGCTCGATTCCGCATGCTTCTTCCTCGGCGTCATTGTCGTTCAAACCAAGCACGCCTACCAAGAAATCCTTGACCGCGCTGTGTCTGTGTACTATGTCTCTGGCTATGTGCAGTCCCTGGTCGGTAAGCTCGACATTTTCGTACGGCTCGTGCTTTACGAAACCTTTTGAGACGAGTGAGCGGATCGCTTCTGTGGCGGATGGCATTTTGACTTCCATCTGGTGAGCAATATCTTTAATGCGTGCCACTTGATTTTTGATCTTGAGGTTGTAGATCGCTTCAAGGTAGTCTTCCATAGAGCGTGAGAGCGAAACGCGGTTATCTGCCATCTCTGAACATCCTTTACTGTTAGGCATCCCTAAGTTAGACTAACCTAACTATACCATGTTCAGGGAATTAGTGTCAATAGAAAAATTGAGGTAGTTGCGATATGAGGAGAAATATCAGTGATTTCGCTGTTAGCGTTCGAGCAGCGAAATCACTGAGTTTAGTACTTACCGTTTATTTTTCTTAGCAGCCAGTATCGCGCTTGTTTCAGTTACCGTGTGTCTGATGTCTTTGTATGTGTAATTGAGCCCACGGCCAGGATCACTGGTAAATTCGTGGCGCAAATCCTGAACTCGCACGCCCTTCGGTGGACGTTCAACGTCAAAGCTCTTGCTCAAGGGCTTGTTATCAATTGATATTGCTTTGTATGTTGTAACTTCAAAAACGCATGGTTTGCCTCCATCAAACAGATAACGAGTTTGAACGACAGTCTTGGGATAGTCGATACCCTGGAATCTGACATAATTGCTGAACTCATACCTTTCATGAACAATCCGACCCATACGCAATTCAAGAGATACTGGTTGCCGCAGATGATTGTAATGATAAACATACTCCGGGCCCAGTCTAGCGCGTTCTTCCCAACCGGAGGCATCCGGGGTCATCTGTCTTTTTGCATTATAAAATAATAGGCCGGGCTGAACGAAACCCAGATACGGAACGGCCTCTTCAAGGCGTCCTCTGTCAAGGTCACTGACAAGGAGATATCCGCTACCTTCGTCTTTTTGATGAGGGCGCAATCCATATACTTGTTGCCCCTGGAACACGTATTTACCGTTGTATGAGGTAAAGTAACTGCCGCCGAAGCGATCATACACCCACACCATTTTTGTTGGCGTTCCCCAATACTCCGCATGTCCCACCTCGTTAGCTTGAGACTTATAACGTTTTTTCCAATCAGCCTTGAACACCTTTTCGGTATAACTCATTCCATTTGTCCATTTAGGCCCCCATTGCCTCAGCAACTCTTTGTGCATGCCTGCAATATGATTGTCGACGTATTCCTTAGGCAGCGCAGGTCTGGACCATACCGACTTATATACAATATGTATGTTGTTTTGCGCTTGCATCCTGGCTTTCCACGGCACCAGGATCGCTATCGCAAGCACGATCAGTGCAGTTACGAAAATTATCTTGTTGCGTTTGGACAGAACAATACTCCGGCTCATTTCAATCAATCTCCTCTCAAGAGCGTGATATGATTCTCCAACTCCGGCGGCAGCAATTGTCGGGCGGCTCGACACACAATTCCGGATTATCGCAAGGAGTGTTTTGCTATAATATTCCGATCCCAATTCTATAGTCTCAATAGAGATAGCATCGCATGCCATCTCCTGTGTTAAGGCGAACTCGCGGCGCGACAATCCTATCAATGGGTTAAAGAAGCAGAGTCCCTGTGTTATCGAAGCCACCATATTCCACTGTAAATCATGGCGTTTCAGGTGTGCAAGTTCGTGCGCAATGGCCGGTCTCAAATCGTCCTTACTCATCTGCTTCAGAACACGATCAGGCAGAATAATTGTCTGGTGACACAGCCCGACCAGCATTGGCCCGCAAGTGTGATGCATCATCAATTTCGGGATTCGACGAATGCCAAGTCGCGCGCACAACTGCGCCATGTCAGACAGAATGCGCTCATCATCTATCGGAATACACTCACTCGACAGAATGCGAACCGTATTCAATTCTCGAAGTAATCGTCGAGCCCACAACAATACTCCTACCAGCCAAACCGCCATCAGAATGTCCGGCAACACGGAAAATATTGGAAGCTTGGCGTCATGATGTAATGGAACAGTTTTATGGGCAGGCGTCGGAGCCTGAAACATTATGTTGATGTCTTTTGCCTGCTTTGGTTGTGTCAATGGCACACTCTTTACCGCAACCGTGGGTTTCGAGAGAGCAGACGCCGGGATTGGCACCTGCAAAGGCGCAATGCAGACAAATGTAATCAGCAATTTTAGATAGACCAGTCGCCAAAGCCAGCTTTTGAAAAAAGGCGGCATTTTAGTCCACAACCTGCATATGCCCCAGATGATGACAATTGATAGAGAACCCTGCCACAATATCTTCCAAGCCGCGTCCATCCAGGCGTCGCTGATGCATTTCAATATCGCACTGCTCATTGCACGTCCTCCTCCTTTGGCTGATGTCTCTTTGTATTGATGATGTCTTGCAGTTTGTCCAGCTCTTCTTCGTTCAGTTGAGCGTCCTGGGCTAGGTAGGCTACCAGTGGCTGGACAGACCCGCCCAACACACGCTGGGTGAAGTCTTCCAGCAGGCCTCTCAATAACTCGCGCTTTGGCATACATGGCGAGTAATGATATGTATCCTCTATTTTTTCGCGTCTTATATATTTTTTCTTGCGCAGGCGTTCCATAACGGTAAGGATTGTTGTTCTTGCCAGCCCTCGCGGTTTGCCGTAATGCTCGGTAACTTCTCTGACGGTAATAGGCGCATGATCGCTGACATACTGCAGGACCTCCAACTCATGGTCTCCAATCGGCTGTCTGCCCATGTTGTTGCACTCCTTTGGACGACAAATGTAGTCACTGTCAGTATATATCGGACTACATAAGTAGTCAATAGCATGCGGCTAACTTTTTATTATAATTTCTTTCAGAGCCATGGTGATATCACGGGTCTTTGGTAAAATTTCGAGCATTGTCTTACGGCAACAAGCTATGTGTGTTGGCATGGTCGGCCAGGGCGAACGCATCTTAATTTTGTGTTTGGCAAAATGGTGCCTTTGCGACTAAAGTCACGGCTACAAATACACAAAGTCGGCCTTCGCCGACTGAAATCTCAGTGTCCAAAGGGACACTTCGTGTTTTTCTTAGCCGCGGTTTTAACCGCAGAGGCCAAAACAAGGTGAATAGCATTTTGATGCGTTCGCCCTGCATAGTTGGCTTGTTAGCTTATTCCGACTACTGTATAATTGTCTGTAATGAAAGAGATAGTTGTCGGGTCAAGAGGGAGCGAACTGGCTCTGTGGCAGGCGCGATATGTGGTGAGCCGTATTATTGAGGCAAACCCTGGCATCTCCTGCCGTATAGAGGTCATAAAAACCACCGGCGACAAGATTATCGAC
The DNA window shown above is from Armatimonadota bacterium and carries:
- a CDS encoding DUF1835 domain-containing protein, whose translation is MTKSLPARPSLENLKKQAKTLLKSHDSGDPGVCTILRHLNCFSSLSDQEILSAKLSLTLAQYALAMDYGFASWNALKDAVIVKQDERRFLHLQCGDISAESLRRSGVPGLVRVWYDAFCEGPVPDVPIDDAWFKLRSDTFIDWFDNPENAAASFRNLYNQLDEYPDYEEVVLWFDACLFDQTILVHHLDWFSHRDMGNTKLSLICIGEYPGMPRFKGLGELRPDQMASLLDTRHEVTRRELDLGREAWRAYRSGDPTAIEDFLSQDTSALPYIASAFKRHLQRFPSVRNGLGREQQASLEVISQGYHKYSDVFWHVSDMEDPPYFGDIMLFNRLEPLANGPSPLIKIEGLENIPSRRKQWPVGKLSLYLTDMGRDVLDGRADWVHINGIDQWLGGVHLSGVESAWRWDEENKKLVSRPALFCP
- the feoB gene encoding ferrous iron transport protein B — encoded protein: MKDTTQEKEIVVALAGNPNSGKTTVFNELTGAHQHVGNWPGVTVERKEGVIHKHGHTLRIVDLPGTYSLAARSQEEVVARDFLIENHVDVIVNVVDAGNLERNLYLTTQLLELGIPMVVALNMIDMAERHGHKIHLKKFSELLGAAVVPTVAHRGEGLDAIIDQAITQSQCSICDPPRSARHNPEVELEISKLQDRLALIPNSSVPTRWILIKALEGDQTAKDRLAKCSKKGEDAIAEVEKTRRHLEAHFGDDLEAIITDGRYGFIGGLLREAVTHTDTHDVTTTDKIDNIVLNRILGIPIFLVLMWLTFKLTFNIGGIFSGYIDHGVTALSAWASAALPPGPLSSLIVHGVIAGVGGVIVFVPNIIIIFIIISILEGSGYMARAAFLMDRSMHMFGLHGKSFIPMLMGFGCNVPAVMATRTLETYEDRILTILISPLMSCTARLPIYILFTGAFFSQSGAWVIFSIYALGVILAVVSGKIFRKTLFSKSASPFVMELPPYRLPTLKGTMIHVWERTSLFVNKAGTVVLAASVIIWLMGSMPWGVEFGSAKSVVGHVGRALEPLVRPLGLDWRAAVALLMGLGAKEVVVGTLGVLFGFGHGVGGEKGLQNAISHAFTPVTACTFMVLSLIYIPCIATIATIKRETNSWKWTFFSIGYSLALAYVMGFAVYRLGLMLGFK
- a CDS encoding metal-dependent transcriptional regulator gives rise to the protein MADNRVSLSRSMEDYLEAIYNLKIKNQVARIKDIAHQMEVKMPSATEAIRSLVSKGFVKHEPYENVELTDQGLHIARDIVHRHSAVKDFLVGVLGLNDNDAEEEACGIEHAIRPDTLERLLKFAEFVRACDDNQSLRLAHFQHYMKHGAYPDDCDLCRAIRNGHGHHHGRSKHAGIITTTKLSDLSPGSKGRIAFVSGHGPIRRRLMEMGVTSDADFEVIRAAPFGDPIEIRIRGYNLSLRKSEAEHVEVQL
- a CDS encoding M56 family metallopeptidase codes for the protein MSSAILKCISDAWMDAAWKILWQGSLSIVIIWGICRLWTKMPPFFKSWLWRLVYLKLLITFVCIAPLQVPIPASALSKPTVAVKSVPLTQPKQAKDINIMFQAPTPAHKTVPLHHDAKLPIFSVLPDILMAVWLVGVLLWARRLLRELNTVRILSSECIPIDDERILSDMAQLCARLGIRRIPKLMMHHTCGPMLVGLCHQTIILPDRVLKQMSKDDLRPAIAHELAHLKRHDLQWNMVASITQGLCFFNPLIGLSRREFALTQEMACDAISIETIELGSEYYSKTLLAIIRNCVSSRPTIAAAGVGESYHALERRLIEMSRSIVLSKRNKIIFVTALIVLAIAILVPWKARMQAQNNIHIVYKSVWSRPALPKEYVDNHIAGMHKELLRQWGPKWTNGMSYTEKVFKADWKKRYKSQANEVGHAEYWGTPTKMVWVYDRFGGSYFTSYNGKYVFQGQQVYGLRPHQKDEGSGYLLVSDLDRGRLEEAVPYLGFVQPGLLFYNAKRQMTPDASGWEERARLGPEYVYHYNHLRQPVSLELRMGRIVHERYEFSNYVRFQGIDYPKTVVQTRYLFDGGKPCVFEVTTYKAISIDNKPLSKSFDVERPPKGVRVQDLRHEFTSDPGRGLNYTYKDIRHTVTETSAILAAKKNKR
- a CDS encoding BlaI/MecI/CopY family transcriptional regulator encodes the protein MGRQPIGDHELEVLQYVSDHAPITVREVTEHYGKPRGLARTTILTVMERLRKKKYIRREKIEDTYHYSPCMPKRELLRGLLEDFTQRVLGGSVQPLVAYLAQDAQLNEEELDKLQDIINTKRHQPKEEDVQ